Proteins encoded in a region of the Thunnus maccoyii chromosome 4, fThuMac1.1, whole genome shotgun sequence genome:
- the agap2 gene encoding arf-GAP with GTPase, ANK repeat and PH domain-containing protein 2, with product MSGGGTLQQRTTYLISLTLVKVEAVEENGGGEAKNSSQGAKEVDAGPETRPGGRAGGGGGEEEEEKASAGVRAEAEGEAPARAENGAGVEGPQSAEDAAAVDVKGVKLSELKDGERKPLSPLKDKLPSAVDALSKGSEKPPCNLSIPLQAERVQKSAETDLTRAEKPLSTPEAKQCRSPSLTTTPSTEVVEPVRTPTRTSLPIRPAGQRPVSLLKSHSSVATRGRDSRDGRERSPTSAQSLDRKDCRMPTRSPGPCRASWAEASRPEGWRDLQDEAHAGLPLEIGGGMAAVMRDIPRKERLKSGSTSLPAPATQAPKPPRKGKSRTLDNSDLNSLSEDLGLAREAQQAQQGQRGSAKDRKMLKFISGIFTKSSSGAAGSSSTAPPVYIQRDSSEEEVSIANSQEWSLSRSIPELRVGILGSIKSGKSALVNKYITGSYAAIEKADGGRYKKEVLVDGQSHLLMIREEPGPPDAQFSSWVDAVILVFSLENEASFQELYQLYSQLSAHRTDIPVIVVGTQDKISSTNPRVIEDQRARQLCIDVRHSLFYETCATYGFNVDRVFAEAAQKIVNQKKQAALQACKSLPNSPSHSGGSTPGSSSLPGQASNGLSSSYACSLPSTPVTGRKDLRVAQGEGGGSINARALKSIPRRPSLFKNRDPDKKAADTKGDLSSVRGVPIKQSILWKRSDRSLNKEWKKKYVTLSNNGTLSYHSSSSDYTQNIHGKEIDLLRVTVKVPGKRPPRAVAPAGPSPVPSGVVPGVNGLSKDPTAADNTSTVPQLCPATLSVVDDRSGGLSPQGGERGLQRCPSSLSTKAQSVDALEGTASHFAGKDPGQSSPMSDRKKNRRKKSMNQKGDAAVGQAEDEENADFIIVSFTGQTWHFEAQSLEDRDSWVSAIESQILASLQSCESGRNKARRSSQSEAVALQAIRNAKGNSLCVDCEAPNPTWASLNLGALICIECSGIHRNLGTHLSRVRSLDLDDWPGELTQVLAAIGNHMANSIWECCTQGRTKPIPSATREERESWIRAKYEQRAFVPPLQPASGTTRPEDSMPDWLLSAVTERDLPRVLLLLAHSTKEQINAPPAGSSSPPRTALHAACQLGDVVMTQLLVWYGIDVKAKDSQGQTAMMMARKTGSKGCIDILLQHGCPNETSPTTATPVLSRRSSTASLGRNSSRKRIT from the exons ATGAGCGGAGGCGGCACCCTGCAGCAACGCACCACCTACCTCATCTCCCTCACCCTGGTCAAGGTAGAGGCCGTGGAGGAGAATGGCGGAGGGGAGGCCAAGAACAGCAGCCAGGGAGCAAAGGAGGTGGACGCTGGGCCGGAGACCCGGCCGGGAGGgagggcaggaggaggaggaggagaggaggaagaggagaaggccTCCGCCGGGGTGAGAGCGGAGGCTGAAGGTGAAGCTCCTGCGCGGGCGGAAAATGGAGCTGGAGTGGAGGGACCGCAAAGTGCtgaggatgctgctgctgttgatgtgAAAGGGGTCAAATTAAGTGAACtcaaggatggagagagaaaaccCCTCAGCCCTTTGAAAGATAAACTTCCCTCCGCTGTTGATGCTCTTAGTAAAGGAAGTGAAAAGCCTCCGTGCAACCTCTCGATCCCCTTACAGGCCGAGAGAGTTCAAAAGTCCGCAGAGACAGACTTGACACGGGCAGAGAAGCCGCTTTCCACCCCGGAGGCGAAGCAATGCAGGTCTCCATCACTGACGACGACACCGTCAACGGAGGTGGTCGAGCCCGTTCGCACCCCGACCAGAACCAGCCTCCCTATCCGCCCGGCGGGACAGCGTCCTGTGAGTCTGCTGAAGTCTCACAGCAGCGTGGCCACCCGGGGCCGGGACTCCAGAGATGGCAGAGAGCGCAGCCCTACCTCAGCCCAGAGCCTCGACCGGAAGGACTGCCGCATGCCTACACGCTCTCCAGGCCCCTGCAGGGCCTCATGGGCCGAGGCGAGCAGGCCCGAAGGATGGAGAGACCTGCAGGATGAAGCTCACGCCGGACTACCGCTGGAGATCGGAGGCGGCATGGCTGCGGTGATGAGAGACATCCCCAGGAAGGAGCGACTAAAGTCAGGTTCCACCTCCCTACCCGCACCTGCGACCCAGGCCCCCAAACCGCCACGCAAGGGGAAAAGCCGCACGTTGGATAACAGCGACCTGAACAGCCTCTCTGAAGACCTGGGTCTTGCCAGGGAGGCCCAGCAGGCGCAGCAGGGCCAACGAGGCTCCGCTAAAGACAGGAAGATGCTCAAGTTCATCAGTGGCATTTTCACAAAGAGCAGCTCGGGGGCAGCGGGGTCATCCTCCACAGCGCCTCCTGTCTATATACAGAGAGACTCCAGTGAGGAGGAAG tAAGTATTGCCAACAGCCAGGAGTGGAGCCTGAGTAGATCCATCCCAGAGCTGAGAGTG GGCATTCTGGGTAGTATCAAAAGCGGCAAGTCAGCGCTGGTGAACAAATACATCACAGGCAGTTATGCTGCAATTGAGAAGGCTGATG GTGGCAGGTATAAAAAGGAAGTGCTGGTGGATGGACAGAGTCATTTATTAATGATCCGGGAGGAACCTGGACCACCTGATGCACAg TTCAGCAGCTGGGTTGACGCAGTGATTCTGGTCTTCAGTCTGGAAAACGAGGCCAGCTTCCAGGAGCTCTATCAGCTCTACAGCCAGCTCAGCGCTCACCGCACAGACATCCCAGTCATAGTGGTCGGCACTCAAG ATAAAATCAGTAGCACCAACCCCCGTGTAATCGAGGACCAGAGAGCCCGACAGCTGTGTATCGACGTGCGTCACTCGCTGTTCTACGAGACCTGTGCCACCTACGGCTTCAATGTCGACCGAGTGTTTGCAGAGG ccGCCCAGAAGATTGTAAATCAGAAAAAGCAGGCGGCGCTGCAGGCCTGCAAGTCTCTTCCCAACTCCCCGAGTCACTCTGGAGGCTCCACACCTGGATCATCATCACTTCCTGGCCAG GCCAGTAATGGCCTGAGTAGCAGCTACGCCTgctccctcccctccacccctGTGACCGGTCGCAAAGACCTGAGGGTTGCacagggagaggggggaggCAGTATCAACGCACGCGCCCTGAAGAGCATCCCCAGACGGCCCTCCCTCTTCAAG AATCGGGATCCAGATAAAAAAGCTGCTGATACAAAAGGAGACTTGAGCAGCGTACGGGGCGTTCCCATCAAACAG AGCATCCTTTGGAAGAGAAGTGACAGATCTCTGAACAAGGAATGGAAGAAGAAATACGTCACCCTTTCCAACAACGGCACGCTGTCTTACCACTCCAGCTCCAGT GACTACACGCAGAATATTCATGGAAAGGAAATAGACTTGTTGCGTGTGACAGTGAAGGTTCCTGGGAAACGTCCTCCGAGAGCCGTCGCCCCCGCGGGGCCCTCACCTGTCCCCTCTGGTGTTGTGCCTGGAGTTAACGGGCTGAGTAAGGACCCGACAGCCGCTGATAACACAAGTACAG TTCCTCAGTTGTGTCCAGCCACTCTGTCTGTGGTCGATGACAGGTCTGGTGGTTTGTCACCTCAAGGAGGTGAGAGAGGACTTCAGCGCTGCCCCTCTTCACTGTCAACCAAAGCACAAAGTGTTG ATGCCCTTGAAGGGACAGCCAGTCATTTCGCTGGAAAAGACCCGGGCCAGTCATCTCCCATGAGCGACAGGAAGAAgaacaggaggaagaagagcatGAATCAGAAAGGAGATGCAGCCGTCGGGCAAGCTGAAG ACGAAGAGAACGCAGACTTTATCATTGTGTCGTTTACCGGGCAGACGTGGCATTTTGAGGCTCAGAGCCTGGAGGACAGGGACTCGTGGGTGTCGGCTATAGAGAGCCAGATCCTGGCCAGCCTGCAGTCCTGTGAGAGCGGCAGGAACAAG GCGCGGAGGAGCAGCCAGAGTGAGGCTGTAGCGCTTCAGGCCATCCGTAACGCCAAAGGCAACAGTCTGTGTGTGGACTGTGAAGCACCAA ATCCCACCTGGGCCAGTCTCAATCTGGGTGCGCTGATCTGCATCGAGTGCTCGGGGATCCATAGGAACCTGGGGACTCACCTGTCTCGTGTACGTTCGCTGGACCTGGACGACTGGCCCGGGGAGCTCACGCAAGTCCTGGCTGCCATCGGGAACCACATGGCCAACAGTATTTGGGAATGCTGCACACAGGGCAGAACCAAACCCATACCCAGTGCAACACG TGAGGAGAGAGAGTCCTGGATTCGTGCTAAGTATGAACAACGGGCGTTTGTGCCGCCTCTTCAGCCGGCGTCGGGGACCACGCGGCCAGAGGACAGTATGCCTGACTGGCTGCTGTCTGCAGTGACGGAGAGAGATCTTCCCAGGGTGCTGCTCCTTCTGGCACACAGCACCAAGGAACAAATCAACGCTCCACCGGCCGGGTCGTCTTCGCCGCCTCGCACGGCCCTGCATGCTGCTTGTCAGCTGGGAGATGTTGTCATGACCCAGCTGCTCGTCTGG TACGGCATCGATGTGAAAGCGAAAGACAGCCAAGGCCAGACCGCCATGATGATGGCCAGAAAGACAGGGAGCAAAGGCTGCATCGATATTCTGCTCCAACACGGCTGTCCCAACGAGACGTCCCCCACCACTGCCACGCCGGTCCTCTCCCGCCGCTCCAGCACTGC